tgcaatttaccaatcaaaaattttaatttattttaatttactaaaactatttttttttgtgtatttaaaatatattttcaagttttatATTCGAAGCAaagatattaataaattttaaattgatagcTTTCTGGAATGGATGCAGCCGCCTCTTAGTTTAACCAGTTGGCCAGTAAAATGCCTTATagtaacatatttatttattaacttttggcatttgcatacaaaacgtttataataaaataggTAATGCGTGGAACGAATTGGTTATAACATTAAGGTAGTCGGTGTTCACCCCCATAAAATCTTGCTATTACATTTTAAGCCTAACGTATACTTGAAATGATAATGATATAAcgtaaattatatattttttaagatttaaatatattttggatttaaaataaatagatatgAGATAACTTTTCAAATTTCGTACCAATTAATTTCGTAGAAGTAAAAAGTTATTGGAATAAAAATTCTGTCCTAATTCATCAATATTTCTAAAACCGTATTATAAAAAGCTACCACAACAAagatttctataaatataaataaaaaattgctaaaaaaaaaaaaattacgaGGTATATTCACTCAACAGACGCATGTCAATATCAAtttctcgttctctctctctcttctacTCCATTTGTTTCCTTCTTATCTCCCACTCACACTCTCTGTTTTGAGTGGTCGCCTTTTGTAAATTGTCTGTCATGATCAAGGCTTGAACTATAATTGTTGTTATCGTCGCTATAGAGCAATTTGTTATCAACTAatagtgttgttgttattgttgttgctggcaacatATCGCAATTTGTTCAAGCAAAAGCTTGTCGTAATAAGTTTGATTGAATTGCCAGACTGGAGAATATATGCAAACAATAATTTACACATGGCAACAAACAATCTATTGTGCCATAAATAAGCAATCTGAacatttctaaatatatttcgaaattGGAAGCGCAAAGTTCAAAGCATTATCTCGAAGAGTTATACAAATGTATACCTAATGCAAACAGCATGATTATGGTGGATTGCTTGTAAGATAAGATTAACTTAAAAGTCATCAAAGTCtgattttcatataatttaaagcaacaacacttGTTGCTCTTCTTGCTCTCCTGTTGCGTGGGAACAAACGAAGACCCATTGGGttagagacagagaaagagagagagttaaGAGAGCTTTTAGTTGCGTGTGAAGCTAATTAAATGGCAAGCAGAGCGAAATGAATAAACATCTATCATCTGACGTTGTATGCGTCGCGTAGGTGTGTATTTCTAGCAGGGTGGCGAAAGGTGGAAAAGCAAACATTGCGACCGGCAAGCGGCAAAACGGCAAGCTGGAGGGAACAGGCAATGGTCAgaagagtgagagtgagagtaaCAATagccaataataatatgacATCATGCTATGTCTGCTAAAATAACATTATACATATTACATGCAGTCACACAATCATTCCACGAAGATtcaaaatgcaatgaaaaccACTTGCACTTTTATATCTACACTTGTCCATTTGTGCTTTCTTAAAATGGTGCATTGCGTATAACCACGTAGTATTGAATATTGCACTacattgcattttttttttagcatgaAACCGGTTCAACGCAAATGTTTTGGATAAATAGCGCCAATTTGTAGTTATTtattcacatacacatataattTCAGATACGCGAcacaatatgtacatatgtatgtcaaTAAGGAATGCGTGCAAATGAATATAATCGTCGTGTTGTTGGAATGAATTGTAGACTTGTAGCTAGTCAAGCGATAGAATTACGGCGTCTGGATTTACTCACAAAACACATACAGATCCAAACAGCTGACCGACTCGTTGAAGACTGATTGAAGAGCAGCGCTTcgagtacttttttttgttgtttatgacGATTGCTGTACAGAGCAGTGTGACCAAGAgttgcatttcaaaatatactactatattgggaaatatttttaaactacaATGTTAAAGAATTGTTGgataaaaataatagcatttgcatttaactaGCTGATAAATCATTATGCGTGAATAAGTTCAGGACTgttcaaaaattatttgttcGATTGCTTTAGAAAATCACCCTCCAACTAGTTTGGAGTGTGCATCGATTTCTTGTTTATCGATTAAGCAAAATTAAGCAGCTGTTAAGCAAAGAAGTAAACAGCAAAGCATTAGTAAATATGAGCGACGCAACGTTAGAAACAGCTACACAAAATGATGAAAAACCGCCGAGTAGTTCGCCAATTGTGGCCCCATTATCCGCCAGTAGTCTGCAACTGCCCACCACTGCACAACAGAAGCTAAGCGCACCTTCCTCAGGCTCGGCGACAGGAAATCCACGAAACAAATGCGCCTTAAAGCCAGGGTACTCCTTAATGAGTTGGGTGCGTCTGTGCAACTCGGGTGTCGATCTTACTGGCACTGGCGGACGCATTGAGCCGGTCACACGTGAAGAACTGGCGCAACACAATCGAGTTGACGACGCCTGGGTGGCCATAAGAGGTCGCGTCTTTAATGTCACACATTACATGGACTTTCATCCAGGTGGCGTCGATGAGCTGATGCGCGGTGTTGGAAGAGATGCGACAAAACTATTTGAAGAGATCCACGCATGGGTCAACTATCCTCAGTTGCTCAACAAGTGCTATATAGGACAATTGAAGGATAACGCTTCGGGAACCTCGATACTTGCTCCTCCGTCGAGTCCCGCGAACGTTTTACCCCGCTTTGATTGGACACAAACGTTCGACGATCTCTCGTTTCGCTTCCAAACGTATCGCTGGTCAAATCCAGGAGTGTTCGTACAACATTCCGCGGCCGAAGAACCAACGAAAAAGCTTGAGATTGCAGTGCAAGTGGAAGAGGTTTGGCATGGCTTTGGATTTGAGTTGTGCCGTGAGGTTTTATGGCCACCAAAAGCGGTTTTGACGAATCCAGAGACTGGAAAAATTGAGGTGGTGTTTGCCAAGTATATGTCAGGGCCATGGACAAAATATGGAAACCATGTGGGCACGGTACTGGGTACGCTGAGTGAGCTGTTAAAATACGAGGTGCA
This is a stretch of genomic DNA from Drosophila albomicans strain 15112-1751.03 chromosome 3, ASM965048v2, whole genome shotgun sequence. It encodes these proteins:
- the LOC117572274 gene encoding cytochrome b5 reductase 4 codes for the protein MSDATLETATQNDEKPPSSSPIVAPLSASSLQLPTTAQQKLSAPSSGSATGNPRNKCALKPGYSLMSWVRLCNSGVDLTGTGGRIEPVTREELAQHNRVDDAWVAIRGRVFNVTHYMDFHPGGVDELMRGVGRDATKLFEEIHAWVNYPQLLNKCYIGQLKDNASGTSILAPPSSPANVLPRFDWTQTFDDLSFRFQTYRWSNPGVFVQHSAAEEPTKKLEIAVQVEEVWHGFGFELCREVLWPPKAVLTNPETGKIEVVFAKYMSGPWTKYGNHVGTVLGTLSELLKYEVHSREDFNHDSFQLNLQSLKQEVVLRVPIGSHVNIEVPHNGEVLQRSYTPLPYSYLPGPNREPMATKNDVKFLIKYYEKGAVSKELHEISTGTLVKMTVPRGSFKLSELEKHRNILLLAAGSGITPMLSFIKPLLLREANRIERVHLMYFNKKIADIWQKNELKLLLKWDERFTCVHYTSEAGEEEQLQVGRIGEELLAPLFKEKDGERFSYALICGPTGFNTAAVDALTALKMKTEQIHVFQG